CTGCCAGGGTATATGGGGTGGACATCATCGGGGGCGATACCACGTCGTCGCAAAAAGGGATGATCCTGAGCATTACCGCTATCGGCGAAGCTGATGAAGACGATATTACCTACCGCGTGGGCGCTACCGATACCGACCTGTTGGTACTTACCGGCGATATTGGTTCGGCCTACATGGGCCTGCAGGTGCTCGAAAGGGAAAAGCAGGTGTTTCAGGTAAACCCCGACAACCAGCCCGACCTTGATGCGTACACTTACCTGATAGAACGCCAGCTGAAACCGGAAGCGCGTATGGACGTGAAGGAACTGCTGAAAGCGCTGGAAATAAAGCCTACGTCGATGATCGATGTATCGGATGGATTGTCGTCTGAGATCATGCATTTATGCAAACAGTCGGGTGTAGGATGTAATTTATACGAAGACAAACTACCGCTCGACCCGCAGCTTATTAATGTATGCGAGGAATTCAATATTGACAGTACCACGGTTGCCATCAACGGCGGCGAAGATTATGAGCTGCTGTTCACCATCCGCATGGATGATTACGATAAGATAAAGGGCAACCCTAACTTTACCATCATCGGCCATATGACGCAGGAAAGCGAAGGCATCCACCTGGTGACCCGCGCCAATACCAAGATCCCATTGAAAGCAAGGGGATGGAATGCGCTTAAAGAAGAGGAATAGTTACGGGTTTAGGCATCTCGACTGCGCTCGATGTGACAGCATAACGTAAATACGAAATACATCGTTATCAGTTCGAGCGCAGCCTGTCTACCGACAAGGGCAGGTCGGGAAAAAGGGTTCGTGTTATGAAAATTCCTATATTTATATCATGAAACCCGAAAACAAAAACTTCCTGAAGTTTTGCCTGCTGGTATTTTTAACAGCGGTACTGGCGTATTCGCTTTTCTTCGTTGCGGCATTGGCCTATAGCCAGCCTATGGGCGCGTATAGCTGGCTACAGGCTTATATGTTTGGGTTTATTCTTCACCTGCCGCTGTGGTTTGGGGCGTTATTAATTGCCGGGCTTATACTTAAAAAGCCATTCCCAAAGAAAGTGACCTTTATATTGGAAGCATTACTTTTTACTATGTTGCTGCTTCCATTGATACTGAAAGATCCCCGTGAATTTTTTGATACGATCCTGCTGCCCTATTATGCTGTTGATTTCCTGCTGTGCCTGGCATTGCTGTTGAAATTGAGGGTGCGGGTTGTAAGACACCAATAATTACATTATTTTAATTATTATTGAGATACCTTTCGATATCATATTCCTGATAGCCATTAACACAATGTTTTATTCGCGATATTACAGCTTCTGTCATTTGAAAATTTTCTATTTCTTCTTCAAAATATATCAGTTCTGCAATTTCATGCTCTTTACTTGTATCTAATCCTCCAAGCCAAGGCATTGTATCGAGTGTCTTAAGTATTTGACCATAGTTTGGATTTGTTTCTAATGTCTTTTTGCGTAAAAGTTCTAATACAATTTTACTCGAAACCGATATATCTCCTCCTTTAGCATAAAGATTAATCAAGCTATCAAGTTCATTCTCTCCAAAAGTATCGAGATAATTTTCCATCAAAATTGAATTGTAGGATATGATTCCAATTATCTCATTTTTGGAATATGCATGATCAAGAATAGCGAATTTGAAAGCCAGATAAACTGTCGAAATTTGTTCTTTCATATAATTAAACCAAACGCCCCCTTCCGGAGGCGTTATATACTATTACATCTTCATTAGCCAGTTCCGTACCGAAACTTCTTCATTGATGATGCTTCTTAATTCGGATATTTTCACCCTGTCCTGCTTCATGCTGTCGCGGTGGCGGATGGTCACGGTTTCGTCTTCAAGTGTCTGGTGGTCTACCGTGATGCAGAAAGGCGTACCCAGTGCATCCTGCCTGCGGTAACGGCGGCCAACGGCATCCTTCTCATCATACGCCACATTGAAGTCCCATTTAAGGTCCTCAATTATTTTACGGGCTACATCCGGCAGTCCGTCTTTCTTAACCAATGGCAGTACCGCGGCTTTTGTAGGTGCGAGTACCGCAGGCAGGCTTAGTACGGTACGAACGGAGCCGTCTTCCAAAGTTTCTTCTTTTAATGCTGTAGAGAATACGGCAAGGAACATCCTGTCGAGGCCGACAGACGTTTCTACTACGTATGGCACATAATTCTCGTTCAGCTCGGTATCGAAATACTGTAGTTTCTTACCGCTGAATTGCTCGTGTGCCTTAAGGTCGAAATCGGTACGCGAGTGGATCCCTTCCAGCTCCTTGAAGCCAAACGGGAAGTTGAACTCGATATCGGCAGCGGCATTGGCATAGTGCGCCAGCTTTTCATGGTCGTGGAAACGGTAATTCTCTTTTCCAAGGCCAAGCGACAGGTGCCATTTCAGCCTTGTTTCTTTCCAGTACTCATAGTATTTCATCTCTTCGCCCGGACGGACAAAGAACTGCATTTCCATCTGTTCGAATTCGCGCATACGGAAAATGAACTGCCTTGCCACAATCTCGTTACGGAACGCCTTGCCCGTTTGCGCGATACCGAAAGGTATTTTCATACGGCCGGTCTTTTGTACGTTCAGGAAGTTCACGAAGATACCCTGTGCCGTTTCCGGGCGAAGGTACAGGTCCATTGCATTAGCGGCTTCTGCGCCCAGCTTGGTGCCGAACATCAGGTTGAACTGCCTTACTTCCGTCCAGTTCTTAGAGCCTGTTTCCGGGTCGGCGATCTCGAGCTCTTCGATAAGCGCTTTCACATCGGCCAGGTTCTCTGTTTCCAATGAATGTGCCATGCGCTCCAGTATCTGGCGCTGTTTGGCTTTATATTCCATCACGCGGGCGTTTGTCGTAACGAATTCCTCCTCATTGAAGGCCTCGCCAAAACGCGCGCGCGCCTTTTCTATTTCTTTTTGGGCTTTCTGGTTAAGCTTCTCGGCATAATCCTCGATAAGCACGTCGGCCCTGTATCGTTTCTTGGAATCTTTGTTGTCTATCAAAGGGTCGTTGAACGCATCTACGTGCCCCGAAGCCTTCCATGTAGTAGGGTGCATGAATATCGCGGCATCAATACCCACAATGTTCTCATGCATCTGCACCATCGATTTCCACCAATATTCCCTGATGTTCTTCTTTAGTTCTGCGCCGTTCTGGCCGTAGTCGTATACTGCGCTTAAACCATCGTATATCTCGCTGGACTGGAAAATGAACCCATACTCCTTAGCGTGCGAAATAACATTCTTAAATTGATCTTCTTGTTTTGCCATAGTGGTGCAAAAATATAAAACCTAACTATATAAGTGTAGTAAATTACACAGAAAATCAGGCCAATGTTACAGAAATAAAAACGTTTTATATCTTTATCCCAAAAGCGGTATTATGCTCAGCTCCCTTTTCAACCTTCTCTTTCCTAAAACCTGCAATGGCTGTGACGGCCTGCTGCTGGAAAGTGAAGATGTTGTATGCACGGCCTGCCGCCACGATATGCCTTTTACGCTGCACCACCTGAATGCGGAGAATGAGACCTTCAAAAAGTTTTACGGAAGGCTCCCGCTGGAGCATGCTTCGGCATTTTTGTATTTCCACAAGGAAGGCATGGTACAGCAGATGGTCCACAACCTGAAATACCGGAAGCAGCAGGAAGTGGGCCGGCTGTTAGGCCAGTTGCATGCCGAAGACCTTAAAACCGTAGAAGCGCTTAAGGATGTTACCGATATCATCCCTGTGCCCATGCACCCAAAGAAACTCCGGCAGCGCGGGTACAACCAGGTAACGGAATTTGGGAAGGCTTTGGCCGAAGGGCTGGGCAAAAACTACAATGAGGCTATCCTGGTAAAGAAAGTACACACCCAAACCCAGACAAAAAAGAACCTTGCTGCACGTGCTGCTATAGCCAACGCTTTTGATGTGAACTTTACGGAAGCCGATTCAGGCAGGCACTTTTTGCTCATTGACGACGTTATCACTACCGGATCGACGCTCGAAGCCTGTGGGCGCGAGTTATTAAAGATTCCCGGCGCTAAGGTCAGCATTGTGACCATGGCTTATGCGCATTAAATAAACATTTTATTTAACCACATAGATACAGTAGTTTTCATAGTGATTTATTATTGCTGAAGGGAACATATTTGCACATAGCGAAGCGAAGCTTCATTCTCTGTGTCGCTCAACTGGGTTTATAATTTTCCTTTATGACTATGTGCCTATGTGGTTAGAATTATTTACTTAAAAATTTAGACAGTTACTGAATATAATTGTTATTTTGTGCTGTCAAAGAATTCAACATGCTGAAAAGTAGATTTTTCCTTTATATAGTGCTCCTTTCACTTGCCCTTACGGGATGCGCCAAACGCGGCAATATTACCGGCGGGGCGAAAGACACCATACCGCCTTCCATCACAGGAAGCTCGCCTGCTAATATGAGTACGGGGTTTAAAGGCAACCAAATCCATATCGATTTCAATGAGTATATCAAGATAAAGGACATCAGCAAGCAGCTTATCATTTCACCGCCGCTGAAATACACGCCGGACATTGTGCCTACCGGGAGCGCGAGCAAATTCATCAATATAAAGATCAAGGATACGCTTCAGGAAAATACCACGTACAGCTTCAATTTCGGGCAAAGCATTACCGACAACAACGAAGGCAACCCTTATTCGCAGTTCAAATTCATATTTTCTACCGGCAGTTATATCGATTCGCTTTCGCTAAAGGGACGAATAAAGGATGCCTACTCTCGCGAGACCGACAATTTCGTGACCATCATGCTGTATGAGGCTAACGAAACCTTTAACGACTCTACCATCTACAAAGAGCGTCCGAGATATGTGACCAATACGCTCGACAGCATGGTCAATTTTTCGCTGGAAAACCTTAAAGAGGGCAAATACCACCTCTTTGCATTGAAGGATAAGAACAACAATTACAAATACGACCCAAAGAGCGATAAGCTTGCATTCCTTAATGATGTGGTTACGGTACCCGACAGCCTTATCGCGGGGTACCAACTGGAGCTTTTCCAAGAAACACCGCCGTTTAAGTCATTTAAGCCATCGCTGGAAACATCCAATAAGTTCTTTATCGGCTATGAAGGAAATCCGAAAGGCGTAAAGGTAAATGTTAAGAATGGCACCGGCACTGAGGACATCCGCTCCCTGGTCACGCAGGTATCCGGTAAGGACTCCCTGAATGTATGGATACCAAGAGGCATCAAGGCCGACTCGCTACAGGTGCAGATAACGCACAGCGATTCGGCGAAGGACTTTACGATGAAGTTCAGGGAACTTAAGCAGAGTGATTCATTAAAGGTAGAAGCCGTACAGAAAGGCGGACTGAATTTCAGGGAAAAATTCACGCTGAGGCCGTCTACGCCATTAGTTTCCATTGACTCCACAAAGATAAGGCTGATAAATAAGGATTCCCTGGCAATTGCGTATACTTATGCTTACGATGAGTTTAAACAGGATCTGGCCTTTGATTTTCCGAAGGACGAGAACCAGCGGTATAACTTTCTGCTGCTGCCCGGGGCGCTCACTGATTTTTACGGAACGCAGAACGATTCCCTGAAATACAGCCTTGTTACAAAAACGCTGGCTGAATACGGCAACCTGCGGGTACGCCTTGAAAATGCAAACCGGTTTCCGCTTATACTGGAAATCACCAATGCCAAGGGAGAAGTTCAGGCTTCTTACTATTCTGAGGGGGAAACGCAGATTAATTTCGATGCCATATTGCCGGATAAATATCTTTTAAGGGTAATCTACGACAACAATAAGAACCGCGAGTGGGACAGCGGCTACTATCCTGACAGGCGCCAGCCCGAAGAAGTGATCTATTTCCCTAAGGAAGTAGACGTTCGGGAGAACTGGGATGTAGAGCAGCCCTTTAACCTTGGAGGGTAAAGTTATCCCTGTCGTTTAAAAAACCGAATTTTTTACGGTTTTCGAGTAAGCTTTCCTTATCGAGGTTTACTGTAAACACCCCTTCATTATCTGATGCATCGGCCAGCGTTGCACCCAGGCAGTCCAGTACCTGCGAATGCCCCGGATATAAGTGCCTGTTCTCATCTTTCCCGATCCTGTTAAGTCCTGCCACATAGCACATATTTTCTATCGCGCGTGCCTTTAGCAGCGTATCCCACGCAAACAGGCGTGGCGAAGGCCAGTTGGCTACATACAGCAGCAGGTCATAACCCTCTACGTTTCGTGCAAAAACGGGGAAACGTAAATCATAGCATACCAGCGGGCATATTTTCCAGCCATTATATTCCACGATAAGTTTTTCTGTCCCGGCGGTATAGGCCTTGTCTTCTCCTGCCAATGAGAAAAGATGGCGTTTGTCGTAGGTTTTTACCGCCCCATCAGGGAATACAAAAAGCAGGCGGTTGTAATACCTGCCATCCTCTTTAATAACGAGGCTTCCTGTAATGGCACAACCCTTAGCAGCAGCCATTTCCTTCATCCAGGCTACGGTTTCGCCGTCCATGGTTTCCGCCACAGCTTCCGGCTTCATGGTAAACCCTGTTGGGAACATTTCGGGCACGAGGATCAGGTCGGTCATTTCGATGCTGTTGATGAGCCTTTCGAAATTGGCACGGTTCGCCTGTGGGTTTTCCCAGGTAAGGGAGGTTTGTATGAGGGAGATCTTCATTATTTTACCATGAATTATTTTATAAATTTATGGAAAATAAAATCTATGGCAAATCAGTCTTACATTATCCCCGAACTCCCAATAAATTCTGAAGATGAAGATGTTTTTAATTTTAGCCCCTATGTGAAAAAGATTGATAAAATACTTCAAGCTAATTCTATCAATTCTGACCCCCTGACTATCGGGATTTATGGCAAATGGGGTGAAGGTAAGACATCATTTTTAAATTTACTCGCGACGCATCTTTCAGAATTTAAAGATGATGGCACTTCAAAACGCATACTAAAATATCATTTTAACCCATGGAGATATTCAGGAGAAGATGAAATGCTTTTAGCTTTTTTTGAAGGATTATCAAATATGTTGTCCATTCAAACAAATTCTTCTTTACAAAAAGCGGGCAAGTTTATCAAAAAGATAAGTAAGTATTTTAAAGCTATTAAGATTTCTTCAAGTGTTGGCATACCAAAATTTTTGGGAACAAAAGTAACTTTTGAGCTAAATGAGATATTAAAAGCTATGGGAGAGGATTTAGAAGGTAAGCCCATATCTCCCGAGGTATTAAATAAGGTTATAGATGATGCACTTTGCGAATCAAAATATAAAATCGTCATTTTTATAGATGATATAGATCGTTTGGATAAAGATGAAATATATACACTATTTAAAATTATAAAACTTAATGCTAATTTTAGAAATCTGGTTTATCTAATTGCTCTTGATCCAGAACAAGTTTCTAAAGCAATTCATCATAGATATGGTACGGATAAACTTGACGGAAAATTATTTATCGAAAAAATCATAAATATCCCGATCATATTACCTAGAATTGAAAAGGAAGATTTACAATTATTTTTTGATAAAAAAATTTCAGACTTAAATCGACTTCTTTCTTTAAATAAAGACAATGACTTTAAAGAAATAGCATTCGAATTTAGAAGATTCAACTTTAATAATCCAAGGGAAATTATTAGAGTAATAAATAGTTTTGCAATAAGTGCATGCGCAATTGGTGAGGAAGTAAACCTTCGTGATCTTTTCTGGATTGAATATTTAAAAATAACAAATGAAACTTGTTATAACGATATTAAAAATTACAATGAGGAAACTCAAATCTTTACTGAAATGTCAGGAGTTATAGATTTTAATGATGAAATCAATACACAGGGGAAACCTAATGGATTTAGAAAACACTTAATTAATACCTATCCTGAAATAGAATCTATATTAAACCATCTTTTCCCAAACAATAATTTTCAGGGAACGGGAAGTAAAATAGATTCTAAAACATTAGAAAAAGAATTAAGAATCAACTCATCTGATCATTTTGAAAAATTCTTTTCTTATCATACTTTCAGAAAGATTTCAGAAACTAATTTCAAGATTATAAAAAATTTAATCGCCGAGGAAAAAGAAGATGATTTAAAAACAGCTATTGTTAATTTATTTGCTCGTCACGCAGAATATAAAACATTATATAAAATTGAGAATCTTATTGAAGAACTAGATGTTGATAAACTTTTATTTCTTTCTCATTTTCTTATTTTAAATATCAATATTATACCCGAGATTGGTGAAGACATGTTTGGCAGAAGTTTTAGAATAAGAATAATAGAGAAAATTGCTATTACATTAAATGATAATGATATTTCTAAAGATTATTTAATTGACCTAGCAGAAGAGATGACATTATTTAATTTATGCTACTTTACAAGAAAATTTACTGTTCAAAATGTAAGAAATGAATTGCAGGAAGTGATAGTTCGCAGAATAAAACTTGAAAAGAAACCATTTTATGAGGAACCACTTAATGCCCCAAATAAAATGATAATGCAGATATGGAATAACAAAAATTCAGCAGAATTTGATAGGTTTATTAAAGACACTCTGCAAAATGATAATATTCTACTTCTTATAAGAAATTTTCCAGTGTATTGGAATAATACATTTTTTGGGGCTTTAACAAAAAGTAATTATGATTTTATGAAATCAATAATTGATGTGGATTATATATATGAAAAATTAAAAGAGTACCATGCAGAGTTATTTGATAAACACATTGATATTAGTGATATTGATTTTCAGGAATCAACTTCACATACAATTGAAGAAAATGCACTTCAGTTTATAAATTGGCATAATATTGAGAAATCGACTTCATTCTAATAATGAAGTCGACTCAGTTTTTGTATTACTCCATCACCAGCGTCCCAACCATACCAGCTTTCAGCATTAAGGTCGCCTTTTTATTTCCGGCACCAACATCAATCGTTTTATCCTGTTCCGAAGTATTTTGCAGTACGACAGCTATTTTCCCGTCAGGCGTTTTGTAGGCTACATTTGGCAATCCTTCCGGCATATCTGATTGCACCCTAACCGAACCCGGCCTCACGAATTTTGAGGAATGCGCAATGATGTAATAGGCAGGTTCGCGGGTTACTTTGTTGCCGGTAATGGTTATGGCGCCAAGGCAGCGGTCACAGCCACCCCTGTCGGTATGCGGCTCCTGCTTTTCGTCGGCAGCAAGGTTCCATTCCAGTACCGTTTTGCACCAGTTGCGTGGCGCGCCAATGCTCAGGTTCTCCGTATGCCAAGTAAGCTCTTTGGCAAAATCGCCGGGAGCGCCTACCCACTGCTCCGTAAAATATAAATTCTTATCAGGGTGTGCCGTATGTACTTTCGATATGGCATCTACCGTACCGCCATATAAGTGAAATGCGGATCCATCAATATACTTAGCCGCCTCTTTATCATCGAGTATTGAAATAGGATAATCCGGCCTGTCAGCGTTGTGGTCGTAAATGATGATCTTCGTTCTGATGTTGTTCTTTTTGAAAGCAGGGCCCAGATGGTCGCGCACGAACACTTTCTGGTCGGCGGCTTCCATCAGCAGGCTTGGGTTGTTGCCGGGATGCAGCGGCTCATTCTGTACCGTAAGGGCATAAATCGAAATACCATTCTCCTTCATTTGCTGCACATACTTCACGAGATATTTCGCGTAGGCCGGATAGTATTCCAGTTTCAGGCTGCCGCCGCGGGTATCGCCGTTGGTTTTCATCCATACGGGTGGCGACCAAGGCGAACCCAATATTTTTATATCAGGGTTTATCGCCAATATCTGCTGCAATACCGGAACAAGGTACTTTTTATCGTAACCGAGGTCAAAGCGGTCGATGTTTTTGTCGGTCTCGCCTTTTGGGAGGTCGTTATAGGAAAACAGCAATTCGTCAAGGTCGGATGCGCCCACGCTTATACGCAGGAAGCTTACACCGATATCATTGGTACCCGCGCCAAAAAGTTCCTTTAAAAGGTCGGCGCGCGACTGCGAATCCATTTTAAAAATATGCTTGGCACTGCCCCCTGTGAGGGTAAAGCCGAAGCCGTCCATTTCCTGGTATTTTACCGATGGGTCTATGCTAAGCTGCGTATGGGCTGCAGCTGTAGTATTGGAAACTGGCTGTTGCTGAAGCAGTGCTGATTTGTCGGGCATAGTAACCCATAATCCCGCGCCTGTAGATTTTGTTTTGGATGCCGAACCACAGCCTGCCACAAGCCCTGCAAGAAGTACTGTCGCTATGCCGGCTGCTGCTTTTGTCCTGATTTGAAACATAATAGAATTTTTTAGTTGATGTTTTTTTGGAAGACCCAAATTACGATAATTTCTGCTAAAAGGAAGCAATGAATTATGGGAAAATGGAACGCGGATGACGCAGATCGGGCGGATGACCACGGATTTTCCTACTGCCTTCAATATTTCATATTCTGCGTGGATATATTGCAACCTTTCCTATCTGCATTATTTAGATGACAAAATTGCCACAATGAGTATATCTGAAAACTGTGACCTGCCTTTGCCGGCAGGCAGGCTGCGACTGAAAACTAATACGTCTTCGTCATATCCTCATCTACCACCAATATAAAATCGGCCAGGTTGCCGTTTTCCTTTTCGAGTTTGGAAATATCTTTTTGGGATACCGCTGCGATGGTGATTACTTTAACACCCGGTTTTGCTTTTTTCAGGTACCAGCCAATGCCCTCGAAATTATCGCTGTGGTAGGTGCCGTTGT
Above is a genomic segment from Flavobacterium album containing:
- the thiL gene encoding thiamine-phosphate kinase; the encoded protein is MIEDKNQPRTSLSNLGEFGLIEHLTQNIEIAQPTTIKGIGDDGAVLDFKEKKVVVSTDLLIEGVHFDLAYMPLKHLGYKAAVVNVSDICAMNAKPTQITVSIAVSNRFPVEALDELYDGIKHAARVYGVDIIGGDTTSSQKGMILSITAIGEADEDDITYRVGATDTDLLVLTGDIGSAYMGLQVLEREKQVFQVNPDNQPDLDAYTYLIERQLKPEARMDVKELLKALEIKPTSMIDVSDGLSSEIMHLCKQSGVGCNLYEDKLPLDPQLINVCEEFNIDSTTVAINGGEDYELLFTIRMDDYDKIKGNPNFTIIGHMTQESEGIHLVTRANTKIPLKARGWNALKEEE
- a CDS encoding glycine--tRNA ligase, with the translated sequence MAKQEDQFKNVISHAKEYGFIFQSSEIYDGLSAVYDYGQNGAELKKNIREYWWKSMVQMHENIVGIDAAIFMHPTTWKASGHVDAFNDPLIDNKDSKKRYRADVLIEDYAEKLNQKAQKEIEKARARFGEAFNEEEFVTTNARVMEYKAKQRQILERMAHSLETENLADVKALIEELEIADPETGSKNWTEVRQFNLMFGTKLGAEAANAMDLYLRPETAQGIFVNFLNVQKTGRMKIPFGIAQTGKAFRNEIVARQFIFRMREFEQMEMQFFVRPGEEMKYYEYWKETRLKWHLSLGLGKENYRFHDHEKLAHYANAAADIEFNFPFGFKELEGIHSRTDFDLKAHEQFSGKKLQYFDTELNENYVPYVVETSVGLDRMFLAVFSTALKEETLEDGSVRTVLSLPAVLAPTKAAVLPLVKKDGLPDVARKIIEDLKWDFNVAYDEKDAVGRRYRRQDALGTPFCITVDHQTLEDETVTIRHRDSMKQDRVKISELRSIINEEVSVRNWLMKM
- a CDS encoding ComF family protein gives rise to the protein MLSSLFNLLFPKTCNGCDGLLLESEDVVCTACRHDMPFTLHHLNAENETFKKFYGRLPLEHASAFLYFHKEGMVQQMVHNLKYRKQQEVGRLLGQLHAEDLKTVEALKDVTDIIPVPMHPKKLRQRGYNQVTEFGKALAEGLGKNYNEAILVKKVHTQTQTKKNLAARAAIANAFDVNFTEADSGRHFLLIDDVITTGSTLEACGRELLKIPGAKVSIVTMAYAH
- a CDS encoding Ig-like domain-containing protein gives rise to the protein MLKSRFFLYIVLLSLALTGCAKRGNITGGAKDTIPPSITGSSPANMSTGFKGNQIHIDFNEYIKIKDISKQLIISPPLKYTPDIVPTGSASKFINIKIKDTLQENTTYSFNFGQSITDNNEGNPYSQFKFIFSTGSYIDSLSLKGRIKDAYSRETDNFVTIMLYEANETFNDSTIYKERPRYVTNTLDSMVNFSLENLKEGKYHLFALKDKNNNYKYDPKSDKLAFLNDVVTVPDSLIAGYQLELFQETPPFKSFKPSLETSNKFFIGYEGNPKGVKVNVKNGTGTEDIRSLVTQVSGKDSLNVWIPRGIKADSLQVQITHSDSAKDFTMKFRELKQSDSLKVEAVQKGGLNFREKFTLRPSTPLVSIDSTKIRLINKDSLAIAYTYAYDEFKQDLAFDFPKDENQRYNFLLLPGALTDFYGTQNDSLKYSLVTKTLAEYGNLRVRLENANRFPLILEITNAKGEVQASYYSEGETQINFDAILPDKYLLRVIYDNNKNREWDSGYYPDRRQPEEVIYFPKEVDVRENWDVEQPFNLGG
- a CDS encoding amidohydrolase; translation: MKISLIQTSLTWENPQANRANFERLINSIEMTDLILVPEMFPTGFTMKPEAVAETMDGETVAWMKEMAAAKGCAITGSLVIKEDGRYYNRLLFVFPDGAVKTYDKRHLFSLAGEDKAYTAGTEKLIVEYNGWKICPLVCYDLRFPVFARNVEGYDLLLYVANWPSPRLFAWDTLLKARAIENMCYVAGLNRIGKDENRHLYPGHSQVLDCLGATLADASDNEGVFTVNLDKESLLENRKKFGFLNDRDNFTLQG
- a CDS encoding KAP family P-loop NTPase fold protein, whose product is MANQSYIIPELPINSEDEDVFNFSPYVKKIDKILQANSINSDPLTIGIYGKWGEGKTSFLNLLATHLSEFKDDGTSKRILKYHFNPWRYSGEDEMLLAFFEGLSNMLSIQTNSSLQKAGKFIKKISKYFKAIKISSSVGIPKFLGTKVTFELNEILKAMGEDLEGKPISPEVLNKVIDDALCESKYKIVIFIDDIDRLDKDEIYTLFKIIKLNANFRNLVYLIALDPEQVSKAIHHRYGTDKLDGKLFIEKIINIPIILPRIEKEDLQLFFDKKISDLNRLLSLNKDNDFKEIAFEFRRFNFNNPREIIRVINSFAISACAIGEEVNLRDLFWIEYLKITNETCYNDIKNYNEETQIFTEMSGVIDFNDEINTQGKPNGFRKHLINTYPEIESILNHLFPNNNFQGTGSKIDSKTLEKELRINSSDHFEKFFSYHTFRKISETNFKIIKNLIAEEKEDDLKTAIVNLFARHAEYKTLYKIENLIEELDVDKLLFLSHFLILNINIIPEIGEDMFGRSFRIRIIEKIAITLNDNDISKDYLIDLAEEMTLFNLCYFTRKFTVQNVRNELQEVIVRRIKLEKKPFYEEPLNAPNKMIMQIWNNKNSAEFDRFIKDTLQNDNILLLIRNFPVYWNNTFFGALTKSNYDFMKSIIDVDYIYEKLKEYHAELFDKHIDISDIDFQESTSHTIEENALQFINWHNIEKSTSF
- a CDS encoding glycoside hydrolase family 30 protein gives rise to the protein MFQIRTKAAAGIATVLLAGLVAGCGSASKTKSTGAGLWVTMPDKSALLQQQPVSNTTAAAHTQLSIDPSVKYQEMDGFGFTLTGGSAKHIFKMDSQSRADLLKELFGAGTNDIGVSFLRISVGASDLDELLFSYNDLPKGETDKNIDRFDLGYDKKYLVPVLQQILAINPDIKILGSPWSPPVWMKTNGDTRGGSLKLEYYPAYAKYLVKYVQQMKENGISIYALTVQNEPLHPGNNPSLLMEAADQKVFVRDHLGPAFKKNNIRTKIIIYDHNADRPDYPISILDDKEAAKYIDGSAFHLYGGTVDAISKVHTAHPDKNLYFTEQWVGAPGDFAKELTWHTENLSIGAPRNWCKTVLEWNLAADEKQEPHTDRGGCDRCLGAITITGNKVTREPAYYIIAHSSKFVRPGSVRVQSDMPEGLPNVAYKTPDGKIAVVLQNTSEQDKTIDVGAGNKKATLMLKAGMVGTLVME